A section of the Methanoculleus horonobensis genome encodes:
- a CDS encoding formylmethanofuran dehydrogenase subunit C, whose protein sequence is MKVTLAMKPAAKGFIPIEAESIVPKNFLAGTDLLVWRGNRELRLDEVFSVSVEGEADRAEGVEVVLSGETFRLKRVGEYMDGGKITVLGGIGMHCGNFMSGGTIEIHGNADGWLGREMAGGTIICRGDAADYCASGYRGGRKGMKGGTVEVFGRAGDFLAESLAGGTVIVHGDAGDMTGAEMRGGTLVVHGNCSRPAANMKGGSCYVYGTARGMLPTFRKIGTVQHDGRTLIQFAGDLANRGKGNLFVKGYEYLD, encoded by the coding sequence ATGAAGGTCACGCTCGCGATGAAGCCCGCGGCGAAGGGATTTATCCCGATCGAGGCGGAGTCGATCGTCCCGAAGAACTTCCTTGCCGGCACCGATCTCCTGGTCTGGCGGGGGAACCGGGAGCTCCGGCTCGACGAGGTCTTCTCGGTCTCGGTGGAGGGCGAGGCCGATCGGGCGGAGGGCGTCGAGGTCGTCCTCTCGGGAGAGACGTTCCGGTTGAAGAGAGTCGGCGAGTACATGGACGGAGGGAAGATCACCGTCCTCGGCGGCATCGGGATGCACTGCGGCAACTTCATGAGCGGCGGGACGATCGAGATCCACGGGAACGCCGACGGCTGGCTCGGCCGGGAGATGGCGGGAGGAACCATCATCTGCCGGGGCGACGCCGCCGACTACTGCGCCTCGGGATACCGCGGCGGCCGGAAGGGCATGAAGGGGGGCACCGTGGAGGTCTTTGGCCGCGCCGGGGATTTCCTCGCGGAGAGCCTCGCGGGCGGGACGGTGATCGTCCACGGCGATGCCGGGGATATGACCGGGGCGGAGATGCGCGGGGGCACGCTCGTCGTCCACGGGAACTGCAGCCGCCCGGCCGCAAACATGAAAGGGGGCTCCTGCTACGTCTACGGCACCGCACGGGGTATGCTCCCCACCTTCAGAAAGATCGGGACGGTACAGCACGATGGGCGCACGCTTATCCAGTTTGCCGGCGATCTCGCGAACCGCGGGAAAGGAAACCTTTTTGTGAAGGGCTACGAATATCTGGACTGA
- a CDS encoding DUF1922 domain-containing protein gives MYLVIRCPGCKTFNYVDRYQRWRLCPMCGEVINVQRAPVYLDVDDFLDAERVVEQLESYLHQTGKKDLTEQDIRQLRAQYARWVKSRV, from the coding sequence ATGTACCTCGTCATCCGCTGTCCGGGCTGCAAAACCTTCAACTACGTCGACCGCTATCAGCGCTGGAGGCTCTGTCCGATGTGCGGCGAGGTGATCAACGTCCAGCGGGCGCCGGTCTACCTGGACGTCGACGACTTTTTAGATGCAGAACGGGTCGTGGAGCAGCTCGAGTCCTACCTGCACCAGACGGGGAAAAAAGATCTCACGGAACAGGACATCCGCCAGCTCAGGGCGCAGTATGCCCGGTGGGTGAAGAGCCGGGTCTGA